A single window of Larimichthys crocea isolate SSNF chromosome XII, L_crocea_2.0, whole genome shotgun sequence DNA harbors:
- the dynlt5 gene encoding tctex1 domain-containing protein 1-A — MSDLPKDKSQKREKGKAPSEGSHGVRGKKTPGRTKDSISTTSCIDELGHHEDNTRITMENTYQLGPLKRFPVSAVTDILKDVLTSYLQEEKYEVEWSQKMTKTICEVIRARVKDLMIPRYKTVVLVHIGQRTGQSMQISSRCLWDATNDTFTSYSFKNSSLFGLATVYAVYSE; from the exons ATGTCTGATCTGCCCAAAGACAAATcccagaaaagagagaagggcAAGGCGCCCTCAGAGGGAAGCCATGGAGtcagaggcaaaaaaacacCTGGCAGGACTAAGGA CTCTATAAGTACTACGTCCTGCATAGATGAACTAGGGCATCATGAAGACAACACGCGGATAACAATGGAGAACACCTACCAGTTGG gGCCACTTAAACGCTTCCCGGTGTCTGCTGTCACAGACATACTGAAGGATGTACTCACCAGTTACCTCCAAGAGGAGAAATATGAAGTGGAGTGGTctcaaaaaatgacaaaaacaatatgTGAG GTCATAAGAGCCCGTGTGAAGGACCTCATGATTCCCAGATATAAGACCGTCGTCCTGGTCCACATCGGTCAGCGCACCGGGCAGAGCATGCAAATCAGCAGCCGCTGTCTGTGGGATGCAACTAATGACACCTTCACCTCTTACTCCTTCAAGAACAGCTCTCTGTTTGGTTTGGCAACTGTCTACGCTGTTTACTCTGAGTGA